A window of the Helianthus annuus cultivar XRQ/B chromosome 4, HanXRQr2.0-SUNRISE, whole genome shotgun sequence genome harbors these coding sequences:
- the LOC110932762 gene encoding beta-galactosidase 5 yields the protein METSSVSKWVFLFLLLLQMGVQKIQCTVTYDNKAIVINGQRRILISGSIHYSRSTPEMWEDLIMKAKEGGLDVIETYVFWNVHEPSPGNYNFEGRYDLVRFLKTNPCE from the exons ATGGAAACCAGCTCGGTTTCCAAATGGGTGTTTTTGTTCTTGCTCTTACttcaaatgggtgttcaaaagaTTCAGTGTACTGTCACATATGACAACAAGGCCATTGTTATTAATGGTCAAAGAAGAATCTTGATTTCTGGTTCTATACATTATTCCAGAAGTACCCCAGAG aTGTGGGAAGATTTGATTATGAAGGCTAAAGAAGGAGGGCTTGATGTGATTGAAACTTATGTGTTTTGGAATGTGCATGAGCCTTCTCCTGGCAAT TATAATTTTGAAGGGAGGTATGATTTGGTGAGATTCTTGAAGACAAACCCCTGTGAATGA